The proteins below come from a single bacterium genomic window:
- a CDS encoding helix-turn-helix transcriptional regulator, with product MLKKQTADAGVIRFGANLRRERTDKGITQQKLAELADLNIRTIQKIEAGKITVLITTAMRLQKALGCPWDRLF from the coding sequence GTGCTCAAGAAACAGACAGCAGACGCCGGTGTCATCCGATTCGGGGCCAATCTCCGGAGAGAGAGAACCGATAAAGGCATTACCCAGCAAAAGCTGGCGGAACTGGCAGACTTGAATATCAGAACGATCCAGAAGATCGAAGCTGGCAAGATAACGGTTCTTATCACAACCGCCATGAGATTGCAGAAGGCGTTGGGATGCCCTTGGGATAGGTTGTTCTAA